One window from the genome of Danaus plexippus chromosome 24, MEX_DaPlex, whole genome shotgun sequence encodes:
- the LOC116775912 gene encoding trehalase isoform X1 encodes MKLIVIMLVALELVAGDRTKLPPTCDSMIYCHGPLLDTVQMAGLYKDSKTFVDMKLKLSANITMEHFHEMMARTSDRPTKADIQEFVDNNFDPAGSEFEEWRPTDWKDNPAFLSRIKDPRFHQWASDLNALWLQLGRKMKDDVKNNEHLYSIIYVHNPVIVPGGRFREFYYWDSYWIIKGLLLSEMRSTAMGMISNFLEIVDRFGFIPNGGRIYYLMRSQPPLLIPMVKLLMDDFEDLGFLRSHIHTLDREFEFWMNNHTVSVDYDGKKYQMARYNDMSQGPRPESYKEDIDCAKHLDSRELKEELYAELKAGAESGWDFSSRWFILNGTNKGNLTNLKTRSIVPVDLNAILCWNAGLLSEFHARLGDTSRADYYREVRARLLEAIEKVLWHEEVGAWLDFSLESGRARDYFYPSNVAPLWTGAYDRGREEYYVNRVINYLDKVKVDIFEGGIPATFEHSGEQWDYPNAWPPLQHMVVEGLAGTRHAAANRLAGEIAAKWVRSNYEVWRHKTAMLEKYDATVFGGFGGGGEYVVQTGFGWTNGVVMVLLNEYGDWLSAEDAFGGGDEEGGAGGEGGAGLHVQGAGVGAGGVATALLVVMASLAAGTLGVMVYRKRRDYTPLVTGEDLKLLKRPYTELRSINGASDTRLR; translated from the exons ATGAAACTTATAGTTATAATGTTAGTGGCCCTGGAGCTGGTCGCCGGGGACCGCACCAAGCTGCCGCCCACCTGTGATAG TATGATTTACTGCCACGGACCGCTGCTGGACACGGTCCAAATGGCGGGCCTCTATAAGGACTCCAAGACCTTCGTGGATATGAAACTGAAGCTCTCCGCCAACATCACCATGGAGCACTTCCACGAGATGATGGCCAG GACGAGTGACCGACCGACCAAAGCCGACATTCAGGAGTTCGTAGACAATAACTTTGACCCTGCGGGCTCCGAGTTTGAAGAGTGGAGACCCACGGATTGGAAGGACAACCCAG CCTTCCTGTCTCGTATCAAGGACCCTCGCTTCCACCAGTGGGCGTCCGACCTGAACGCTCTGTGGCTTCAGCTCGGCAGGAAGATGAAGGACGACGTCAAAAACAACGAGCACCTCTACTCCATTATATACGTACACAACCCGGTTATAGTACcag GTGGCAGGTTCCGCGAGTTCTACTACTGGGACTCCTACTGGATTATCAAGGGTCTGCTTCTATCGGAGATGAGGTCCACCGCCATGGGGATGATCTCCAACTTCCTGGAGATAGTCGACAGGTTCGGATTCATACCTAACGGAGGACGGATCTACTACCTCATGAG ATCCCAGCCTCCGCTACTGATCCCGATGGTGAAGCTGCTGATGGATGATTTTGAGGACCTGGGCTTCCTCCGGTCACACATACACACGCTGGACAGAGAGTTCGAGTTCTGGATGAACAACCACACGGTCAGCGTCGACTATGATGGGAAAAA GTATCAGATGGCTCGATACAACGACATGTCTCAAGGTCCGCGACCCGAGAGTTACAAGGAGGACATAGATTGTGCCAA ACATCTGGACAGTCGCGAGTTGAAGGAGGAGCTATACGCAGAGCTGAAAGCGGGCGCGGAGTCAGGGTGGGATTTCTCCTCCAGATGGTTCATACTCAACGGAACCAATAAAG GTAACTTGACGAACCTGAAGACTCGCTCCATAGTCCCGGTGGACCTGAACGCCATCTTGTGTTGGAACGCTGGTCTGTTGTCAGAGTTCCACGCGCGGCTCGGGGACACCTCCCGGGCCGATTACTACCGGGAGGTCAGGGCTCGCCTGCTGGAGGCCATCGAGAAG GTGTTGTGGCACGAGGAGGTGGGCGCGTGGCTGGACTTCAGCTTGGAGTCGGGGCGAGCGCGGGACTACTTCTACCCCTCGAACGTGGCGCCGCTCTGGACCGGCGCCTACGATCGCGGCCGCGAGGAATACTACGTCAATAGGGTCATCAACTACCTCGATAAAGTCAAG GTGGACATCTTCGAGGGCGGCATCCCGGCGACGTTCGAGCACTCCGGGGAGCAGTGGGACTATCCGAACGCCTGGCCGCCGCTACAGCACATGGTGGTGGAGGGTCTGGCGGGCACCAGGCACGCCGCCGCCAACAGGCTGGCCGGGGAGATCGCCGCCAAGTGGGTGCGCTCCAACTACGAGGTCTGGAGACACAAGACCGCCATGCTGGAGAAG TACGACGCCACGGTGTTCGGTGGGTTCGGCGGCGGCGGCGAGTACGTGGTGCAGACCGGCTTCGGCTGGACCAACGGAGTGGTGATGGTGCTGCTCAACGAGTACGGAG ATTGGTTATCGGCAGAGGACGCGTTCGGCGGAGGGGACGAGGAAGGCGGGGCGGGAGGGGAAGGGGGAGCGGGGCTGCACGTCCAGGGGGCGGGGGTGGGGGCGGGAGGGGTCGCCACCGCCCTGCTGGTGGTCATGGCGTCGCTCGCTGCCGGGACGCTTGG TGTGATGGTGTACAGGAAGCGTCGTGATTACACTCCCCTCGTCACCGGCGAGGATCTGAAGCTCCTCAAGCGCCCCTACACCGAGCTGAGGTCTATCAACGGAGCCTCGGACACGAGACTGCGGTGA
- the LOC116775912 gene encoding trehalase isoform X2, translating to MKLIVIMLVALELVAGDRTKLPPTCDSMIYCHGPLLDTVQMAGLYKDSKTFVDMKLKLSANITMEHFHEMMARTSDRPTKADIQEFVDNNFDPAGSEFEEWRPTDWKDNPAFLSRIKDPRFHQWASDLNALWLQLGRKMKDDVKNNEHLYSIIYVHNPVIVPGGRFREFYYWDSYWIIKGLLLSEMRSTAMGMISNFLEIVDRFGFIPNGGRIYYLMRSQPPLLIPMVKLLMDDFEDLGFLRSHIHTLDREFEFWMNNHTVSVDYDGKKYQMARYNDMSQGPRPESYKEDIDCAKHLDSRELKEELYAELKAGAESGWDFSSRWFILNGTNKGNLTNLKTRSIVPVDLNAILCWNAGLLSEFHARLGDTSRADYYREVRARLLEAIEKVLWHEEVGAWLDFSLESGRARDYFYPSNVAPLWTGAYDRGREEYYVNRVINYLDKVKVDIFEGGIPATFEHSGEQWDYPNAWPPLQHMVVEGLAGTRHAAANRLAGEIAAKWVRSNYEVWRHKTAMLEKYDATVFGGFGGGGEYVVQTGFGWTNGVVMVLLNEYGEDAFGGGDEEGGAGGEGGAGLHVQGAGVGAGGVATALLVVMASLAAGTLGVMVYRKRRDYTPLVTGEDLKLLKRPYTELRSINGASDTRLR from the exons ATGAAACTTATAGTTATAATGTTAGTGGCCCTGGAGCTGGTCGCCGGGGACCGCACCAAGCTGCCGCCCACCTGTGATAG TATGATTTACTGCCACGGACCGCTGCTGGACACGGTCCAAATGGCGGGCCTCTATAAGGACTCCAAGACCTTCGTGGATATGAAACTGAAGCTCTCCGCCAACATCACCATGGAGCACTTCCACGAGATGATGGCCAG GACGAGTGACCGACCGACCAAAGCCGACATTCAGGAGTTCGTAGACAATAACTTTGACCCTGCGGGCTCCGAGTTTGAAGAGTGGAGACCCACGGATTGGAAGGACAACCCAG CCTTCCTGTCTCGTATCAAGGACCCTCGCTTCCACCAGTGGGCGTCCGACCTGAACGCTCTGTGGCTTCAGCTCGGCAGGAAGATGAAGGACGACGTCAAAAACAACGAGCACCTCTACTCCATTATATACGTACACAACCCGGTTATAGTACcag GTGGCAGGTTCCGCGAGTTCTACTACTGGGACTCCTACTGGATTATCAAGGGTCTGCTTCTATCGGAGATGAGGTCCACCGCCATGGGGATGATCTCCAACTTCCTGGAGATAGTCGACAGGTTCGGATTCATACCTAACGGAGGACGGATCTACTACCTCATGAG ATCCCAGCCTCCGCTACTGATCCCGATGGTGAAGCTGCTGATGGATGATTTTGAGGACCTGGGCTTCCTCCGGTCACACATACACACGCTGGACAGAGAGTTCGAGTTCTGGATGAACAACCACACGGTCAGCGTCGACTATGATGGGAAAAA GTATCAGATGGCTCGATACAACGACATGTCTCAAGGTCCGCGACCCGAGAGTTACAAGGAGGACATAGATTGTGCCAA ACATCTGGACAGTCGCGAGTTGAAGGAGGAGCTATACGCAGAGCTGAAAGCGGGCGCGGAGTCAGGGTGGGATTTCTCCTCCAGATGGTTCATACTCAACGGAACCAATAAAG GTAACTTGACGAACCTGAAGACTCGCTCCATAGTCCCGGTGGACCTGAACGCCATCTTGTGTTGGAACGCTGGTCTGTTGTCAGAGTTCCACGCGCGGCTCGGGGACACCTCCCGGGCCGATTACTACCGGGAGGTCAGGGCTCGCCTGCTGGAGGCCATCGAGAAG GTGTTGTGGCACGAGGAGGTGGGCGCGTGGCTGGACTTCAGCTTGGAGTCGGGGCGAGCGCGGGACTACTTCTACCCCTCGAACGTGGCGCCGCTCTGGACCGGCGCCTACGATCGCGGCCGCGAGGAATACTACGTCAATAGGGTCATCAACTACCTCGATAAAGTCAAG GTGGACATCTTCGAGGGCGGCATCCCGGCGACGTTCGAGCACTCCGGGGAGCAGTGGGACTATCCGAACGCCTGGCCGCCGCTACAGCACATGGTGGTGGAGGGTCTGGCGGGCACCAGGCACGCCGCCGCCAACAGGCTGGCCGGGGAGATCGCCGCCAAGTGGGTGCGCTCCAACTACGAGGTCTGGAGACACAAGACCGCCATGCTGGAGAAG TACGACGCCACGGTGTTCGGTGGGTTCGGCGGCGGCGGCGAGTACGTGGTGCAGACCGGCTTCGGCTGGACCAACGGAGTGGTGATGGTGCTGCTCAACGAGTACGGAG AGGACGCGTTCGGCGGAGGGGACGAGGAAGGCGGGGCGGGAGGGGAAGGGGGAGCGGGGCTGCACGTCCAGGGGGCGGGGGTGGGGGCGGGAGGGGTCGCCACCGCCCTGCTGGTGGTCATGGCGTCGCTCGCTGCCGGGACGCTTGG TGTGATGGTGTACAGGAAGCGTCGTGATTACACTCCCCTCGTCACCGGCGAGGATCTGAAGCTCCTCAAGCGCCCCTACACCGAGCTGAGGTCTATCAACGGAGCCTCGGACACGAGACTGCGGTGA